ACTTCTTGAACTTACTTAACTTTTGCATTTTCCTCAAATGAATATAAGACATAACCATCTAATGTTCCACTTCCACCTCCATCAACTTTTGTCAATGAATATGGTACCTTTTTTTATTAATTACTGGTTCATTATACTGGATTTTATTTGTTCAGGtacttttaaaaattttaaaaatttaatgagaataaataattttaatttttattctaaTGTAAATatagaatatatatattttaatttagaaaaaaaaattaaaaagaattattttaGCTTTAAATTCAAAGCACATCTAGGTGTGTCTAAAAGTATATTATATCAAAAAGTTATGATGGATGAGAGGAAGTATATCAATATTTTTTTGTTAATCAGGTGTatctttttcaaatttaaatttaattatcaGTCCCTGCTTTCTTTCTATGACATGAACATGTTGTTACTTTTTGTTTAGTAAAAATAAGAACGGCACTTTCCTGGTAAGAATAAGATAAGTTAATCCGAACTTTCTTCTTTCTATGACATGCATATTTTGTGGCAGGATAAGTCAATTCGAACATTCTTCTTTCTATGACATGAACATATTTTTTCCTGTTCATAAGAagttgaataaatggttcaaatgATGTATTCACCTACTACTCAATTGTTAGTAACAAAAACCACATACAAAAGAGATGAGGAACTTAGTGTAGCCGCTAAAAGTAGTTTTAATCCATTTGAAAGATTAATTCTCATGTATCgctttctttttaaaattaaaaaaatattcaaataatatatACTTTTCATAGATGACATAAACAAACAGATGTATATTTTGACACACACATATAATTACCAAAAACAATCATATGAAGTGAAACAAAAGAGAGGAAGATTCATACATCCAGGGGCTGGTACACAGGGAGGTTGAGGAGATTGTTCGGAAGAATTTGACTCTTAGATCTTCTCCAAAATTCATTTGGAGTTCTCCACTTCCTTATTGAGCCACTTCCTCCATTTCCTTCTCCAAAATTAGCCTCCCCAACAAATTTTCAACCGTCAATGAGTACCTCTTTGGTAGATGATAATTTTATTTCCTAGAAAACGAGAGGATGGGAGTTTTATGATGGATAGAAATTTGATGTGAAGCATTAGTATTGACTCTTTTGATTTTATAATTGACATAAATATTGTGCACAAGTAGAATATCTCATTTCATATATTAATTTGATAATATAATATTTAGAGTCATTTTTGTTATAAGCCAGAACTATTGTATACAATTGGAATATTTGATTTCATATAGAAATTTATTTAAAAGAACATTATTGAATTGTTATTAGCAAAAAGCTGGTACACAGGGACACCATTAGGAAGTTGATCCTGCAACCGCCGCACTTTCCTTGCCTGAAAAATCAGTTGCAGCTTTCTTTCTATGACATGCACATGTTATTACTTTTTGTTTAGTGGAATTAAGAACCGCACTTTCCTGGTACAGTAAGTCAATCGGAGCTTTCTTCTTTCTATGACACGCACATATTTTCTGGCAGGATAAGTCAATTCGAACATTCTTCTTTCTATGACATGCACAAATTTCTTCCTCTTCATAAGAAGTTGAATAAATGGTTGAAATGATGTTTTCACCTACTACTCTATTTTTAGTAACAAAAAACCACATACAAAAGAGATGAGGAACTTAGTGTAGCCATATGCTAAAAGTAGTTTTAATCCATTTGAAAGATGAATTCTCCTGTAATTATAACAAGAAAGTTCAACCTCCCtttctttttagaattaaaaaaatattcaaataatatatACTTTTCATAGATGACATAAACAAACAGATGTATATTTTCACATAGATATATAATTACCAAAAAAATCATATGAACTGAAACAAAAGAGAGGAAGAAGTTTCATACATCGAGGGGCTGGTACACAGGGAGGTTGAGGAGGTTGTTCCGAAGAATTTGACTCTTAAATCTTCTCCAAAATTCATTTGGGCCATGTTTATTTAATGGTATTAAGTAGGGGATAGGATTATAgtcctttaaattttccaatcccATGTTTGTTTTGTAAAAAATTAGTGAAGGTTTATCCAAgtattataatcctttaaattatCCTATCACATGTTTGTTTTGTTGGAGTAGAGGATATGATTATAATCCCATCTAATACTTGGTGGGATGACGTATTGTTTTATCCCCTCCTACAAGTCattttttaaaagattataaTCCCCCTCATTATTATCCCATATGAAACAAACATAGGATTGGAAAATTTAAGAGACTATATTACAATCCGAAGTATTATCCCACAAAACAAACATAGGATAAAGTTTTAAAGGATTATATTTCAATCCTACACTTAATCCTTTCAAACAAACTTAGGATAGGATTATTTAATCCATAGGACTAATTTTGATGGGATTAGTTATCCCCAGATTATTATCCCGGGAATATAATCCCATGAAACAAACATGGCCTTGGAGTTCTCCACTTATTGAGCCACTTCCTCCATTTCCTTCTCCAAAATTAGCCTCCCCAACAATGTTTTTACCGTCCATGAGTACCTCTTTGGTAGATGATAATTTTATTTCCTAGAAAATGAGAGGATCTGAGTTTTATGATGGATAGAAATTTGATGTGAAGCATTAGTattgatttttttgattttataacTGGGATAAATATTGTGCACAAGTAGAATATCTGATTTCATATATTAATTTCATAATATAATATTTAGAGTTTTTTTTAGAATAGTCCCTCAAAAAACACCAAAAACTTTTTTTCTTACATCCAACAAAAGAGGTTCTTTTGTTGGATAATAATAAATGAAGCAAAAGAGAGGAAGATTCTGTTGGACCTATTAATCTAAACATAGTTATTTGGGtgatttgattttattattgaataaaTCAACGTTGCCTTATTGAACGTTATATTGCAGAACTGGTTATAGTTGTTATTGCGTGTGTTTAGGAATGAAATAAGAGAGAGATAAATTAAGATCAAATGTACTGGTTTGTAGCTCATCAGTTAGACAATCTATATGTAATAGTTATATTCTCATATTGCAGAAGTTAAGGTTTTTCCATATCAGTAGTCAAATACACTTTTGCATTGTTCATTTTCATATTCTTTTCTTTGATCTAGTATCGGAGCAAATTAAACAACTGTGAAGTGCATCCAAAGTTAACAACGAATAGAGACAAACAAGAACAAGGAGGGGTCGTTTGGTCTAAGCTATCCAATGCTATCGAAAACAAATTATACCCCCTGGGCCATAAAGATGAAAGTTTTTATGCAGGCTCATGGGGTTTGGGAGGCAATAGAACCTAAAGATCTGAAAACTACATTAGATGAGAAGATGGACAAGCGAGCATTGGCCATTATTTACCAAGGTATCGCagatgatatgttgttaacaatAGCAGAGAAAAAAACATCCAAGGAGGCTTGGGGGGAAATTAAGACGCTGTGTCTGAGTGCGGATAAGGTGAAAAAAGCTAAAGCTCAAACCCTGAAATCAGAGTTCGAGTCACTGAAAATGTAAGCTACGGAGCAGTTAGATGATTTCTGTATGAGACTAAACGGCTTGGTTACAAATATCAGGGCGTTAGGGGAAACAATTGATGAGGAGTATGTCGTTAAAATGCTACTAGGGGCTGTCCAAACTAAATTCCTTCAAATTGCGTCTTCAATCGAAAAGTTTGGGAATTTGGATACCATGTCCGTAGAGGAGATTATTGGCTAACTCAAGGCTCATGAGGAATGTTTGAATGGACAAACGGAGAACAGTGACGAACAACAACTCTTGTTAACAGAGGATGAATGGCTTAAGAGGGAAAGTAATGACGGGAAACTTCTTCTTACACGAGAAGAATGGCTGAAGAGATCAGGGAAAGATGCCCAAGGCAGTGGGGGTGACTATCACGTGAGAGACAATCGTATGGTTCGTAACAGGAGCCAAGtaaagtgttttaattgtggtgCCTACAGTCACTTTGTAAACGAGTGCCGCAAGCCAAGAAAAAATAGACAACAAAGAGGAAAGGCAAACTTGGCTCAGGTAAATAACGAAGAACCCGCACTCTTGATGGCTATGTGCGATAATGGTAAGAAGGATGTGACTGTTGTTATTGAAGGGAAAACTACAAATACCATTAAGGAGAGAGATGATAATATATGGTATCTTGACAACGGGGACATCAATCATATGACAGGCCATCGAGAGAAGTTAGAAAAACTTGACAAAACAGTGAAAGGGGAGGTAAAGTTTGGTGATGACTCCTTGGTGAAAATTGAAGGGAAAGGTTCAATCAGGATTATGTGCAAGAATGGGTAAACCAAAGTCTTAAATGGAGTCTACTATATACCCACACTTCGAAGCAATATCATAAGTCTGGGCCAATTATCGGAAAAAGGAAATCGAGTAGTCATGAATGGGGAAAATTTGTGGGTTTATGATAGCTGTGGAAGAATGCTTATACAAGTCCAAAGATCTGTAAATCGACTTTATAAGATTCATATTCAAGAAGTAGAGCATTATTGTCTGTTAACGAAGAGTGAAGAGGATACGTGGTTATGGCACAAACGACTCGGACATGTAAATTTCAAGGCGATGTAGTTGATGTAAATTTCAACCAAAGGATATCTGTGAAGGATGTCTTATGTCAAAACAAACACGTAAGCCATTTCCAACTCAATCTCTTTTCTCTGCAAAGTCTTCTTTAGAATTAATTCATTTGGATTTGTGTGGTCCTATATCTCCTTCCACTCCGGGAGGAAAGCATTATTTTATACTCCTAGATGATGATTACAGTCGTATGATGTGAGTTTACCTGCTTAGAACTAAAGATGAGGCTTTGAATTGTTTTAAGAAATTTAAAATGCTTGTTCAGAATGGTGCACCACATGGCATACAAGTTTTGAGGACCGATCGCGGGGGTGAATTTTGTTTAAAAGAATTTAATGATTTCTGATAGTACAGGTGAACCTGTGAACTCAACGCATTTTAAGAGTATCATAAGTGGACTGAGATATTTAGTACATACGAGGCCTCACATCACCTACTCAGTAGGAATTATTTGCAGATATATGGAGAGGCCTAAACAGATGCATATGAATGTTGTCAAGAGAAAATATCGATATTTGAAAAAAACACTACAGTATGGATTGGTTTATATGAAAGGGCAAGGAAATTATATTCTATCTGGTTTCTCTGACAGTGACCTAGCAGGTCGTGTGGATGATCGAAAGAGCACGGGAGGGATGTCATTTTATCTTGACGAGAACTTGATTACATGGGTCTCTCAAAAATAGCGGTGTGTTGCACTTTCTTCATGTGAGGTTGAATTTATGGCAGCAATGGCCGCTGCCTGCCAGGAAAATTGGTTGCAACGAGTTCTGAGTCACATTATGGGTATCAAGTCTGTTCCAGTCACTCTGTACATCGACAATAGGTCTGCTGTGGATTTAGCTCGCAATCCGGTGTTCCATGGACGTAGTAAACACATTGACTTGCGCTATCATTGTATTCgtgactgcattgagaaaggtctCATTGTTATTAAACATGTTCGTACAAATGAACAACGTGCTGATATACTAACTAAGGCGTTGGCAATATCAAAGTTCGAGAAAATACAGAAGTTGCTGGGAGTCAGGAATCTGGGGAATGTTTAGATTAAGGGGGGATCATGCTGGGCCTATTAATCTGAACATAGTTATTTGGGtgatttgattttattattgaataaaTCAACGTTGCCTTATTGAACGTTGTATTGCAGGACTGGTCATAGCTGTTATTGCGTGTGTTTAGGAATGAAATAAGAGAGAGATAATTTAGGATCAGATGTACTGGTTTGTAGCTCATCAGTTACACAGTCTATATGTAATTGTTATATTCTCATATTGCAGAAGTATCAATTGTAAGGTTTTTCCATATTAGTAATCAAATACACTTTTGCATTGTTCATTTTCATATTCTTTTTTATCAGATTCATACATCCAACAGCTGGTACATAGGGACCATTTGCCTCAGAATTGGGAGCTGCTCTAACTGAGCAATTCTCAAACCTCACTCTTTTAGAGTTTGAACCGCCACTGCATCTCTCCCCTTGAGCATGTCTATCCATTTTGTTAACTAACTACAATATTTTTCTGTTGTGGAGAAAATAAGACGAGATGAATTATACCAGAGGAAATGATATATGCAACAATGAGAAATGTGGGGATATATAGCCAATACCAGATATTATTTGATACACCATATATGTAGCTTGAATTATCTTTCTTATTTTATTGAGAAATCAAAGAATTCTTTTAACATGTAATTGATGAAAACCCTAAACTTGACTTTAGAAATTTGATAGCAGTTTGTCATTTTACTAGCTTGAAAATGCCCTGATTGGCGTGTCTAATGATTACATCATTATAACAACTAATACTAACAAATATATATAATAGCTGAAATGGTGCatctatttttaaaaatattattaaattttgaaaatttcaaTACAAAGAAAAGATTGGAGGGAAACTTTTTGATTTTATAATGTGCCTTGAAAGTCAAAAAAAATTGCAATACTGATTAAACCATTGTCTCGGATAATCATAAAGTATTTTGGAAACTCATGGCGTCCCCATTTTAGATGAAAAAGTTATATCTATTGCTAGTAGTTTCATTATTTGTTTGAGAGCCATTATTTTGTCAGAGGTTTGGGCTCTTCACGGTTTGGTCAGTGGTTGCATTCGTGTTAACATTCCACCAAGTTCCCTTTAAAGCTTCTATCCAATTTATTTTGGTTGACTGTTATATTGATATAGGAGGATTTTTGTTTCATAAGGAGAGTGAAATGAGACACAGAATAACAAGGACATGATTAAGCTAAGTACTGCACGATTATGTGTCATGACATCATCACAATGTTGGATGCATGATAATGTCAAATTGGGATTTTACACGAGAAATTATTCTAGATGATAGAAAAATGTGGTAAAATACTGCATGATCATGTAAtctttaattattattcaattttaattaagatttatttttcttttgttttaatGTTTTCTATCCCTACGTGAATAATCTTATAATGTAATGTATGGAAAATCTTTTATTGACACTAAAACAGTGATAGTTTTTCTCTTATCTTTCCTTTGGATTCAAGAAACCCTTCTAAATTCAAAGTTTAACTTGTGGATTGAAGGTTTTAAAGAATTTCTCGTATAAGAGTCTTTGCGCGGTTTAACATTTACTTCTCCTATGTTTTCTTGCCGCGTCAATTGGAATCAGAGTAAGCTATATCCTATCTTTTCATTAATTGAGTCATTATAGGAAAACCAATTTATAAAAAAAGATCATTCTAAACATTGTCTTTGTTAAGACATCTGCACATCGCGCCTCCGTCCTCATATGTACAAGTACAATTTCCTCGCGATCAGTGTTTATTACATGCGTGAAATACTGGATTCTCATTAATAGCATTTTGATGTAATACCATGGGATGTTCGGTGAACCTACTAACAATGCCAATTCTTGTACTAAATTATCCCACCAAACTTTTGTTTAGAGTTAGATTCACTGGTTTGACTTTTCATCTCTACTCAGTTGCATCTTGATTTCCAGTCGGTACTTTTTTGCGTTGCACTCGATCATTATTGCTCTTTCAAGTAATTTTCTAGCATAGGAAACCTAATTCAGCTCAATAAACTCACTCTTATGATTTACCTCAATACCCAGATTTAGGCCAGCTTTCTTATGTCACTAATATCATACTCTGCATTCATCCACCTTTTAAACCCGTTAATGACTAATGTGCTCGTACATGTGATTAACAAGTCGTCTACGTAAATTccaattattattatttcttCTCCTTCATGTTTGGTGTAGACGACAAGTTCATATGGGTATTTTCCAAATCCCAAGACCTTAAAATACATGCTCAACCTCGAGTACTAAGAACGAGGGGTTGATCAAAAGGCATAAAGTGATTTTACTAATTTATACAACAAGTGCTTTATGTCTTTCTTGACAAACCCTTCAGGCTGCGACACATAAACTATTTCTTCAATTCCCCATTCTAGAAAAGCAGACTTAATGTCCAGGTGGTGTACTTCCCACCCTTTTTTTGTAGCAAGAGCCAATTACAGCCTTACGATTTTGAGATGTGTTACAGGCACAAAGACCTCATCAAAATTGATGCCTTGTTGCTGAACATACGGCTTAGCAGCGAGATTTGATTTATACTTGACAATTTCACATTATGAATCATATTTCAGTTTGTAAACCCACTTCCATTTGCCCTTTCGGTAGCTCTACCAATTTCCATGCGTTGTTTTTCACAATAGAGTCTATCTCAGTCTTCAGAGCCAATTCCCATACTTTTGTTGTTGCTGCTTCTTCATAGTATGTAGAGTCGTCCACGGTTGATAACAACAAAACTTCATTTTCTTCCTCCACTTCTTGAGTTTCATCACATATTTTATTGACCAAGCCAAATATTTTGGGCCTCTAACTACTGCTTCTATCAGAATTAGATGCAGTGGTGCTGCTATACGCACTGCTCCTCCTACTTTCTGATTGAGTCAAATGACTAACTGTAACGACTCCTCTTCATAATCATCTTCATGTTTACCATTAAACAGACTCCCTAGTATGACACAAGAGTCTCGAATTGCAGCAGAATTAACATCTTAATGCCAGGAGATGTAACATCAAATGGACCAGCAATATATGTATGAAATATCTCGAATGGTTCCCTGGCTCTCCAATATTTTCTAACCGGAATAATTTGTATGTGTTGCTTTCCCTTGAAACAAGCTTCACATAAATTTTTTGATTTGTTGATTTTTTACAAACCATTCACAACTTTAACTTCGACAATAATTTTAGGTCATAAAATCCAAGATGACCATATCTCAAGTGCCATAACCACGAGTCATTTTTCAATGATCGACTTTAAGCACTTTTGCACCTTCATTTGCAAATCAAGTGTGAACAAAAAATTCTTTGACATGtcaatatattttaattattaaatatataacaCTTTCAATATAAAGACATCTctaaaactttatttttttcaaaaaactaTGAGGGAGTTTCAATAGATGTGCTTTCTAGGTGTGTGCTAACCATTTGACTTCTTTCACTATCTCAAGAGTGCTCAAGAGGTGGTGCAAACTCTTTACAAGATACATTGGGGATAATACTTATTTTAATATTGACATATTTTTAAGAAGGTTCCGCTAGAGTCTATTTATGCCCATGTGttacaactgcatctttttgagaagatgtagaGGTGTCTTTTTGACTGGTGAACTCAACTTTCTTTTGCTTCTTTATTTTAGTGACCAAAGGTGACTAAGTTTCTGTTttgtcctcaccactctcattaaCCACTAATAAGGTGtgttttttctcttctttttactaactaTCATTTTGAGAGGATGAAGCTGTTTCTTGACTTCAAGATAATGGTTGTGAAGGAATAGATGCATCTGTAGTAGACATCTGAGGGTGTTCCTGTATTTGTGTTGCCGCAGGACCAGGTCCCATAGCTGAACTAGAAGTTGCAGTGCttctcatgtcaggcatgggaTAAGGGTAAGTATTAAATTTTTCCAACATAAAGTTGGTGAAATTCAAACTTACCTTTACCTGATTCTTTGTGTTAAGTGATCCAAATaatattttggacacttgtttacacATGCCTATTTCATTAATATCTATTCCTTGAGTCAAGTGTAGGTCATgcactttataatttaaagcagacataataAATATAGAGAAAAAATTTCTTTACCTTTACTTACCAAATAAAGTGTTAGCCTTGTGCTTAGCTCTCTCAGAATGAGGCTTCCTACATCAATGTGCTTGTCATAAGCCATAGAGTTGACAAGCTTTTGAACCACATTTGAGATGCCATCAAAGCCTGTCTTCCTACATGTGAAGACTCTAATCATTGTGTCAAACACAAATGATTGttctttttttatatatatcTTATTGAGCCTGGCCAAGTCTATCTTGTATGCATAATGAATGAAGTCCATAAACTTTGAAATTTCTTTAGAGGTAGAGGCTACACCCATCTTCTCTATTGGGATTCCCAGTGCCTTTTTGAGATCAACAATATTGAATTCCACTCTAACCCCTT
The Apium graveolens cultivar Ventura unplaced genomic scaffold, ASM990537v1 ctg3151, whole genome shotgun sequence genome window above contains:
- the LOC141700972 gene encoding uncharacterized protein LOC141700972, coding for MKVFMQAHGVWEAIEPKDLKTTLDEKMDKRALAIIYQGIADDMLLTIAEKKTSKEAWGEIKTLCLSADKVKKAKAQTLKSEFESLKMALGETIDEEYVVKMLLGAVQTKFLQIASSIEKFGNLDTMSVEEIIEDEWLKRESNDGKLLLTREEWLKRSGKDAQGSGGDYHVRDNRMVRNRSQVKCFNCGAYSHFVNECRKPRKNRQQRGKANLAQVNNEEPALLMAMCDNGKKDVTVVIEGKTTNTIKERDDNIWYLDNGDINHMTGHREKLEKLDKTVKGEVKFGDDSLVKIEGKAMAAACQENWLQRVLSHIMGIKSVPVTLYIDNRSAVDLARNPVFHGRSKHIDLRYHCIRDCIEKGLIVIKHVRTNEQRADILTKALAISKFEKIQKLLGVRNLGNV